In Arthrobacter alpinus, a single window of DNA contains:
- a CDS encoding histidine phosphatase family protein, producing MSAPRQIIMVRHGQSKANVDQTLYNRLPDYRIPLTELGVAQAKAAGERVRRQLDGQKVRVYVSPYLRAYQTLEAMNLGDLVESTMEEPRLREQDWANFQNPAEIADQKELRNAYGHFFYRFREGESGSDVYDRVSSFMETLFRHWSRSNADPNTLLVTHGLTMRLFCMRWFHWSVEYFESLNNPGNAETRTLVRHGNRYVLDTAFDQWTSAEPGKTVLDAPEHIW from the coding sequence ATGAGCGCTCCCCGACAGATCATCATGGTCCGGCATGGACAGTCAAAGGCCAACGTTGACCAGACCTTGTACAACCGGCTTCCTGATTACCGCATCCCGCTGACCGAGCTTGGCGTTGCCCAGGCCAAGGCCGCTGGTGAACGTGTTCGGCGACAGCTGGACGGGCAGAAGGTGCGGGTGTATGTTTCGCCGTATCTTCGCGCGTACCAAACCTTGGAGGCGATGAATCTTGGCGACTTGGTGGAGAGCACCATGGAGGAGCCCCGGCTTCGCGAGCAGGACTGGGCAAATTTCCAGAATCCTGCTGAAATTGCCGACCAAAAGGAATTGCGCAACGCCTACGGGCACTTTTTCTACAGGTTTCGTGAAGGAGAGTCGGGCTCGGATGTCTACGACAGGGTCTCCTCGTTCATGGAGACCTTGTTCCGGCATTGGTCTCGGAGCAATGCCGACCCCAATACCCTGTTGGTTACGCACGGGCTGACCATGCGCTTGTTTTGCATGCGCTGGTTCCACTGGTCCGTTGAGTACTTCGAGTCCTTGAACAACCCGGGCAATGCAGAAACCCGAACCTTGGTCCGGCACGGAAACCGCTATGTTTTGGACACGGCTTTTGATCAATGGACTTCGGCCGAGCCTGGCAAAACGGTCCTGGACGCCCCCGAACACATTTGGTGA
- the efeU gene encoding iron uptake transporter permease EfeU, with amino-acid sequence MLATLVIGLREGLEAALIVGMIAAFLRRNGVSLKPMWLGVGAAVALSAVVGIILEVVSAALPQQQQEAMETVIGAVAVVIVTFMIVWMSKNSRSMKSTLEAHADSALKGGSVVALAGMAFLAVLREGVETAVFMVAAFQSSLSPLAAGTGAVLGLAIATAIGFLLFRGAIKLNLAKFFKATGVFLVFVAAGLVMKSLRTAHEAGWVNVGQDTTISLGWLAPNGSARAAILTGVFGIPGDPRVVEVLGWALYLVPMLAFILWPRTWRPAVAAVPRLQFVSAGALGIAAAVLIIAAPLAIPAAPLGESSTPAITSTPGAGVSLRVTTGGNTALAASSGSGTTASAKTLIVTGANGAESSYPLSAHGTESHAGRTASVYSATATPENRQEPASLTVAALTELNGGRMPVGISPSSNPGPFTAAWTHKGQVTVWLVNDSIIDAVNSQSATLTLSGGGLASARTIAVSGEDGWHVPEEHVSAAVTELNSFESASAENVLWSRYLPAAFIVAALTLVAAGRRNRRQLLVTAPSP; translated from the coding sequence GTGCTTGCAACACTTGTGATCGGCCTGCGAGAGGGACTCGAAGCCGCATTGATCGTCGGCATGATCGCGGCCTTCTTGCGCCGCAATGGCGTGTCCCTCAAGCCCATGTGGCTGGGTGTGGGTGCGGCCGTTGCGCTGAGCGCCGTGGTCGGCATCATCTTGGAAGTGGTTTCCGCCGCCTTGCCGCAACAGCAGCAGGAAGCCATGGAAACCGTCATTGGTGCCGTGGCTGTGGTGATCGTGACGTTCATGATCGTGTGGATGAGCAAGAATTCGCGCTCCATGAAGTCCACCCTCGAGGCTCACGCTGATTCTGCCCTCAAGGGCGGCTCCGTGGTTGCCCTGGCCGGCATGGCCTTCCTGGCGGTGTTGCGCGAAGGCGTGGAAACGGCCGTCTTCATGGTGGCCGCGTTCCAGTCCTCCCTGAGCCCACTGGCTGCCGGCACTGGCGCTGTCCTGGGCCTGGCCATCGCCACCGCCATCGGCTTCCTGCTCTTCCGCGGCGCCATCAAGCTCAACCTGGCCAAATTCTTCAAGGCCACCGGCGTGTTCCTCGTGTTCGTCGCCGCCGGTCTTGTCATGAAATCACTGCGCACCGCCCATGAAGCCGGCTGGGTCAACGTCGGCCAGGACACCACCATCAGCCTGGGCTGGTTGGCTCCCAACGGCAGTGCGCGCGCGGCCATCCTCACAGGTGTGTTCGGGATCCCCGGCGATCCGCGGGTTGTCGAGGTTCTCGGCTGGGCACTGTATCTGGTCCCCATGCTCGCGTTCATCCTGTGGCCACGCACATGGCGCCCTGCGGTGGCCGCGGTTCCCCGTCTGCAGTTCGTCTCCGCCGGAGCGCTCGGCATCGCGGCGGCAGTCCTGATCATCGCCGCGCCGCTGGCCATTCCTGCCGCCCCCTTAGGGGAAAGTTCGACGCCGGCCATCACCTCAACACCAGGCGCCGGAGTTTCGCTGCGGGTCACCACCGGCGGCAACACCGCCCTTGCGGCCAGTTCTGGAAGCGGTACCACGGCGTCAGCCAAGACCCTGATTGTCACTGGTGCCAACGGCGCGGAGAGCAGTTATCCGCTGTCCGCTCACGGAACCGAATCCCACGCGGGCCGCACAGCCTCCGTCTACTCGGCAACAGCAACCCCTGAAAACCGGCAGGAGCCGGCGAGTCTCACGGTAGCTGCCTTGACCGAGCTCAATGGTGGCAGGATGCCCGTAGGGATCAGCCCCTCCAGCAACCCAGGCCCCTTCACTGCCGCCTGGACGCACAAAGGCCAGGTCACAGTGTGGCTTGTCAACGATTCCATCATCGACGCTGTCAACAGCCAAAGTGCCACGTTGACGCTCAGCGGTGGCGGCTTGGCCAGTGCCCGCACCATCGCCGTTTCCGGCGAGGACGGCTGGCACGTGCCCGAAGAGCACGTCAGTGCAGCTGTCACGGAACTGAACAGCTTTGAATCTGCCAGCGCCGAAAACGTGCTCTGGTCACGCTACCTGCCGGCCGCTTTTATTGTTGCCGCCTTGACGTTGGTCGCCGCGGGTCGCCGGAATCGGCGCCAGCTACTCGTCACAGCTCCTTCCCCCTAA
- the efeO gene encoding iron uptake system protein EfeO: MTAFPPRHFRSLAPALIAGAAVLTLSLSGCGGATPQDNAAAAAKGGAAAVSNGAAQVAVSVEQVNGEDQCVPDFSSAPAGPVTFTISNKDVSSVSEVELLSDKRILGERENVIPGLKAVSFTVTLAGGEYQLYCPGATTEYQPFTVTGAAASAAANGISDLLKQGTDGYAKYVSGQVDSLVLAAATLKSAVDSGDVAASQKAYAEARPFFERIEPVAESFPDLDPALDLRVADVEPGTEWTGFHPLEKDLFETKAITDSSKSLAAGIVKNVATLKTLTGELETKASYKPEELANGASGLLEEVQSSKITGEEEAYSKLDLVDFAANVEGSQQAFEYLKPALTKIDAALTDQISAQFETVNTALDGYKDANALGGFKPYSEELKKSDAAKLTALIQSLQAPLAKISEKVATV, encoded by the coding sequence ATGACTGCCTTCCCGCCCCGTCATTTCCGCTCACTGGCACCTGCCTTGATTGCCGGAGCCGCCGTGCTCACACTTTCGCTGTCCGGATGTGGCGGCGCAACGCCACAGGACAACGCCGCAGCTGCCGCCAAGGGCGGAGCAGCGGCGGTCAGCAACGGTGCCGCACAGGTTGCGGTCAGCGTTGAACAGGTCAATGGCGAGGACCAGTGCGTACCCGATTTCTCCTCCGCCCCGGCCGGTCCTGTCACGTTCACCATCTCCAACAAGGACGTTTCCAGTGTCAGCGAAGTGGAGCTGCTCAGCGACAAGCGAATCTTGGGCGAACGGGAAAACGTGATTCCCGGGCTGAAGGCCGTCAGCTTCACCGTGACCCTGGCCGGCGGCGAATACCAGTTGTACTGCCCCGGTGCCACCACCGAGTACCAGCCCTTCACCGTGACGGGTGCGGCGGCTTCGGCTGCGGCCAATGGCATCAGTGACCTGCTCAAGCAGGGCACCGATGGCTACGCCAAGTATGTCTCCGGCCAGGTCGACAGCCTGGTTCTGGCTGCAGCGACCCTGAAGTCCGCCGTGGATTCCGGGGATGTCGCCGCCAGCCAGAAGGCTTACGCGGAGGCCCGGCCGTTCTTCGAGCGCATTGAGCCAGTCGCCGAGAGCTTCCCCGATCTGGACCCGGCCCTTGACCTGCGCGTGGCCGACGTCGAACCCGGCACCGAGTGGACCGGTTTCCACCCCTTGGAAAAGGACCTCTTCGAGACCAAGGCCATCACCGATTCTTCCAAGTCCCTGGCCGCCGGAATCGTGAAAAACGTTGCCACCTTGAAAACCCTCACGGGCGAGCTGGAGACCAAGGCGTCCTACAAGCCGGAGGAACTGGCCAACGGCGCCAGCGGACTGCTGGAAGAAGTTCAGTCATCCAAGATCACCGGCGAGGAGGAAGCCTACTCCAAGCTGGACCTGGTGGACTTTGCCGCCAACGTTGAAGGCTCGCAGCAGGCATTTGAGTACCTCAAGCCGGCCCTGACGAAGATCGATGCGGCCCTGACCGATCAGATTTCCGCCCAGTTTGAAACCGTCAACACGGCCCTTGACGGCTACAAGGACGCCAACGCCCTGGGCGGCTTCAAGCCCTACTCCGAGGAATTGAAGAAGTCCGACGCCGCCAAGCTCACCGCCCTGATCCAGTCCCTGCAGGCTCCACTGGCCAAGATTTCCGAGAAAGTAGCCACGGTCTAA
- the efeB gene encoding iron uptake transporter deferrochelatase/peroxidase subunit: MSEPTPAADAVSRRRFFSGSAALAGAGGLALGVGGGLAVAATAAPGPLSDSERMAERATLTYPFYGEHQSGIDTPPQDHLVFTAFDVTALTAVELQLVLAKWSAAMAEMTAGSPVGKVQPEREQGIPTDTGEATDMGPQGLTLTLGFGPSLFDERFGLAKFKPADFADLPAMAGESLNPAFTGGDLCIQACANDPQVAYHAVRNLARMARTAVKTKWTVLGFGRASAGANQSTPRNLMGFKDGTRNVSGTTDFGEHVWVGAEAGQPWMVGGSYLVARKIHMLIETWDEDSIGDQQSIFGRTKREGAPLSGTQERDVPDFHAVAHGAAAGTPAIPADSHIALVAHENNNGTKILRRGYNFTDGLDAVGRLDAGLMFLSFQKSPEQFVTLQRKLGSSDRLNEYIRHVGSGVFAVPAGLPAAGSYYGKEFFA; the protein is encoded by the coding sequence ATGTCTGAGCCCACCCCTGCTGCGGATGCCGTTTCACGCCGTCGTTTCTTTAGCGGTTCTGCGGCTCTGGCCGGCGCCGGCGGATTGGCGCTGGGAGTTGGTGGCGGATTGGCCGTTGCGGCCACCGCCGCTCCCGGACCGTTGTCCGATTCCGAGCGCATGGCCGAACGCGCTACCCTGACCTACCCCTTCTATGGGGAGCATCAAAGCGGGATTGACACTCCCCCGCAAGATCACCTGGTGTTCACGGCGTTCGATGTGACGGCACTGACCGCCGTCGAGCTGCAGTTGGTGCTGGCGAAGTGGTCGGCCGCCATGGCCGAGATGACGGCCGGATCCCCTGTTGGCAAGGTTCAGCCCGAGCGTGAGCAGGGCATTCCTACCGACACCGGCGAAGCCACCGACATGGGGCCGCAGGGGTTGACGCTGACCTTGGGCTTTGGGCCGTCATTGTTTGATGAAAGATTTGGACTGGCTAAGTTCAAGCCCGCAGATTTTGCGGATCTCCCGGCAATGGCTGGCGAATCCCTCAATCCGGCCTTCACGGGCGGGGACTTGTGCATCCAGGCTTGTGCCAACGACCCTCAGGTTGCCTACCATGCGGTCCGCAATCTGGCCCGCATGGCCCGGACCGCGGTCAAGACCAAGTGGACCGTGCTTGGTTTTGGCCGTGCCTCCGCCGGCGCCAACCAATCCACTCCGCGTAACCTCATGGGGTTCAAGGACGGTACCCGAAATGTTAGCGGCACCACCGATTTTGGCGAGCATGTGTGGGTTGGCGCTGAGGCCGGTCAGCCGTGGATGGTGGGTGGCAGTTATCTCGTGGCCCGCAAGATTCACATGTTGATCGAGACGTGGGATGAGGACTCCATCGGGGATCAGCAGAGCATTTTTGGCCGGACCAAGAGGGAAGGTGCTCCGCTTTCCGGGACCCAGGAACGCGACGTCCCTGACTTCCACGCCGTCGCACATGGAGCAGCGGCGGGAACCCCCGCCATCCCTGCTGACTCACACATTGCCTTGGTTGCCCATGAAAACAACAACGGCACCAAGATCCTGCGCCGCGGCTACAACTTCACAGACGGGCTTGATGCTGTGGGCCGTCTGGATGCAGGGTTGATGTTCCTTAGCTTCCAAAAGAGTCCAGAACAATTTGTCACTCTGCAGCGAAAGCTCGGTAGCTCTGACAGGCTCAATGAATACATTCGCCATGTGGGATCAGGCGTTTTCGCCGTCCCCGCAGGGCTTCCCGCGGCGGGAAGCTACTACGGCAAGGAATTCTTCGCCTAG
- a CDS encoding DeoR/GlpR family DNA-binding transcription regulator: MNRTERLTAILDILAESGQVEVEEIVEKLAVSPATARRDLDSLANERLLTRTRGGATSGSVSYDLPGRYNRDDHAEEKQQIAHAASALIPKGAVIGLCGGTTSTALAQVLSTREDLMVQSNRPTLTVVTNAINIAAQLAIRPNFKIMVTGGIVNPRSYELVGPYADTILQRVALDFAFIGVNGIEPGSGPTTNDEGEASVNSKMARRASEAYILADASKIGKRAFATMEEHDFRNLITDSRITASQLAAFQEAGTNVIVAPAL, from the coding sequence ATGAACAGAACTGAACGACTCACAGCGATCTTGGACATTCTGGCCGAGAGCGGCCAGGTTGAGGTTGAAGAGATTGTGGAGAAGTTGGCAGTTTCCCCGGCAACTGCTCGCCGTGATCTTGATTCGCTGGCTAATGAGCGGTTGCTGACGCGCACCCGTGGCGGTGCCACGAGCGGTTCTGTTTCTTACGATCTTCCTGGGCGGTACAACCGTGACGATCATGCCGAAGAAAAGCAGCAGATCGCCCATGCCGCCAGTGCCCTGATTCCCAAGGGCGCTGTCATTGGGTTGTGCGGTGGCACCACCAGCACGGCCCTGGCCCAGGTGCTCTCCACGCGTGAGGACCTCATGGTTCAGTCCAACCGGCCCACGTTGACGGTGGTGACCAACGCAATCAATATTGCCGCGCAGCTGGCCATCCGCCCCAACTTTAAGATCATGGTCACCGGCGGGATCGTCAACCCGCGCTCCTATGAGCTGGTGGGCCCCTATGCCGACACCATCCTGCAGCGCGTGGCCCTGGACTTTGCCTTTATTGGTGTCAACGGGATTGAGCCGGGTTCGGGCCCCACCACGAACGACGAGGGGGAGGCCTCGGTGAATTCCAAGATGGCCCGCCGTGCCTCGGAAGCCTACATTCTGGCCGATGCCTCCAAGATCGGTAAGCGTGCCTTCGCCACGATGGAAGAGCATGACTTCCGCAACCTCATCACGGACTCACGCATCACCGCATCACAGTTGGCGGCCTTCCAGGAGGCCGGGACCAACGTGATCGTGGCCCCGGCACTCTAG
- a CDS encoding class II fructose-bisphosphate aldolase: MALTNTRDIMDLAAKAGTGQGAFNVIHLETIEGLIGGAEAAGLPVILQISENCAKFHGGLEPVAAATLAAARKASVPVAVHLDHAEDEALAYEAVDLGFGSIMYDGAHFEYEQNVEVTARVAAYAHERGVYVEAELGKVGGKDGAHAPGVLTDPAEAAAFVAATGVDALAVAVGSSHAMTERSAALNLGRIAELKAALEVPLVLHGSSGVSDENIVAAIAAGMTKINVSTHLNGFFTRAVREFLDANPAVVDSRKYLGAGRAALIPEVSRLLALFSGATHTHN, translated from the coding sequence ATGGCTTTGACTAACACTCGCGACATCATGGATTTGGCCGCCAAGGCAGGCACCGGCCAAGGCGCGTTCAACGTGATCCACTTGGAGACCATTGAAGGCCTGATCGGGGGAGCCGAGGCAGCAGGACTGCCCGTCATCTTGCAGATTTCCGAGAACTGCGCCAAGTTCCACGGCGGGCTGGAACCGGTGGCCGCGGCAACGCTCGCAGCGGCGCGCAAAGCCTCCGTACCGGTGGCCGTGCACCTTGACCACGCCGAGGATGAGGCCCTGGCATATGAGGCCGTTGACCTGGGCTTTGGCTCCATCATGTATGACGGGGCGCATTTTGAGTACGAGCAAAACGTTGAGGTCACGGCTCGTGTGGCCGCCTACGCCCATGAACGCGGCGTTTACGTTGAGGCCGAACTCGGCAAGGTGGGTGGCAAGGACGGGGCGCACGCGCCCGGCGTGCTCACCGACCCGGCCGAGGCCGCAGCATTCGTAGCAGCCACGGGAGTGGACGCCCTGGCCGTGGCCGTGGGATCCTCACACGCCATGACCGAACGCAGCGCGGCACTGAATCTGGGCCGGATTGCCGAGCTCAAGGCCGCACTGGAGGTTCCGCTGGTTTTGCATGGCTCCTCCGGCGTCTCCGATGAGAACATTGTGGCGGCCATCGCGGCAGGCATGACGAAAATCAATGTGTCAACACATCTGAACGGCTTCTTTACCCGAGCCGTGCGGGAGTTCCTGGATGCCAACCCGGCCGTGGTGGATTCACGCAAGTACCTGGGCGCCGGGCGTGCGGCCCTGATTCCGGAAGTTTCCCGGTTGCTGGCCCTGTTTTCCGGCGCGACCCACACCCACAACTAA
- a CDS encoding 1-phosphofructokinase family hexose kinase has product MNNLVLTVTANPAVDVTYAVPGIHLGSSHRVPAPLNRAGGKGLNVSRVAYQLGHPTLAIATVGGSTGEQLRADLEAAGILHQLVPVAMPTRRTIALVDTAEGNSTSIFNEIGPALAAAEWQALAAAVVDNLAGVQTPDGVRRPGVLVGSGSLPEQAPADFYPALVALAHAAGVPAIIDTSGSGILAAAKAGADLLKPNNHELKEAVGETDLVAAARKLMSLGAKRVLVSVGEEGMLAFSEDTPGYIQAKLPAPLSGNPTGAGDAAVSAAAVALANGATELREILIQATAWSAAAVLMPGAGEISPEYAQLATQLIITDH; this is encoded by the coding sequence TCCCATCGGGTGCCTGCGCCCTTGAATCGGGCCGGCGGCAAGGGGCTGAACGTGTCCCGCGTGGCTTATCAACTGGGCCACCCAACCCTGGCGATTGCCACGGTGGGTGGATCCACGGGTGAGCAGCTTCGGGCGGATCTGGAGGCCGCCGGGATCCTGCATCAGCTGGTTCCCGTGGCAATGCCCACCCGGCGCACCATTGCACTTGTGGACACCGCAGAGGGCAACTCCACAAGCATTTTCAACGAGATTGGCCCGGCCCTCGCCGCCGCAGAATGGCAGGCGCTGGCAGCGGCCGTGGTCGACAACCTTGCCGGTGTTCAAACGCCCGACGGCGTGCGCCGCCCAGGCGTCCTGGTTGGCTCCGGTTCCCTGCCGGAGCAGGCGCCGGCAGACTTCTACCCCGCACTCGTGGCCTTGGCCCATGCGGCAGGGGTCCCGGCCATCATCGACACCTCCGGAAGCGGCATCTTGGCGGCGGCCAAGGCCGGCGCAGACCTGCTCAAGCCCAACAACCATGAGCTGAAGGAAGCTGTGGGCGAGACTGACCTGGTTGCCGCCGCACGCAAACTCATGAGCCTCGGCGCCAAGAGAGTCCTCGTCAGCGTGGGCGAGGAAGGCATGCTGGCCTTTAGCGAAGACACCCCTGGCTACATTCAGGCCAAGCTTCCGGCCCCGCTGAGCGGCAACCCCACGGGCGCGGGCGACGCGGCGGTGAGTGCGGCCGCCGTCGCCCTTGCCAACGGCGCCACGGAACTGCGCGAGATCCTGATTCAGGCCACCGCGTGGAGTGCCGCCGCCGTTCTGATGCCAGGCGCCGGCGAAATTTCGCCAGAATACGCCCAGCTGGCCACCCAGCTCATCATCACAGACCACTAA